The following are encoded in a window of Paraburkholderia sp. HP33-1 genomic DNA:
- a CDS encoding adenine phosphoribosyltransferase: protein MSNALTSAPLDAADYIRSHIRTVPDWPQPGVQFRDITPLLREPKSLRVLIDLFVQRYIDAKLDYIAGLDARGFIIGPIVAHELSLGFIPIRKAGKLPYKRISQSYALEYGTATVEIHEDACEPGDRVVIIDDLIATGGTMMAGKQLLERLGAVVVEGAAIVDLPELGGSKLLGEGGLALYTVTSFDGH from the coding sequence ATGTCCAACGCGCTCACGAGCGCGCCGCTCGATGCGGCCGACTACATCAGAAGTCACATTCGCACCGTGCCCGACTGGCCGCAGCCGGGTGTGCAGTTCCGCGACATCACGCCGCTGTTGCGCGAGCCGAAGTCGCTGCGCGTGCTGATCGACCTGTTCGTGCAGCGCTATATCGACGCGAAGCTCGACTACATCGCCGGGCTCGATGCGCGCGGCTTCATCATCGGGCCGATCGTCGCGCACGAGCTGAGCCTCGGCTTCATCCCGATCCGCAAGGCGGGCAAGCTGCCGTACAAGCGGATCTCGCAATCGTATGCGCTCGAGTACGGCACCGCGACCGTCGAGATTCACGAGGATGCGTGCGAGCCGGGCGACCGCGTCGTGATCATCGACGATCTGATCGCGACCGGCGGCACGATGATGGCCGGCAAGCAGTTGCTCGAGCGGCTCGGCGCGGTCGTCGTGGAAGGCGCGGCGATCGTCGATCTGCCGGAGCTGGGCGGCTCGAAGCTGCTGGGCGAGGGCGGCCTTGCGCTCTATACGGTGACGAGTTTCGACGGTCATTGA
- a CDS encoding LysE family translocator, which produces MPNFLLFLATSIAITVAPGPDNLQVLARGISQGRAAGLVAALGFAAGITFHTTLAALGVAALLRSSPLAFEVIKLAGAAYLVWIGIKAVRSQGLATAHERAPQPLSTVFRQSVLGNLMNPKVTLFFVVFLPQFVQPNGAQSVTVQMLELGALFMLQTVVVFSLFGVCAGIIGGWLRRRPRVGLWLDRVAGATFIAIGIRVALRD; this is translated from the coding sequence ATGCCCAACTTCCTGCTGTTTCTCGCCACCTCGATCGCGATCACCGTGGCGCCCGGCCCGGACAATCTGCAGGTGCTCGCGCGCGGCATCTCTCAGGGCCGCGCGGCCGGTCTCGTCGCCGCACTCGGCTTCGCCGCCGGCATCACGTTTCACACCACGCTCGCCGCGCTCGGCGTTGCCGCGCTGCTGCGTTCGTCGCCGCTCGCATTCGAAGTGATCAAGCTCGCCGGCGCCGCGTATCTGGTGTGGATCGGCATCAAGGCGGTGCGCAGCCAGGGGCTCGCGACCGCGCACGAGCGTGCGCCGCAGCCGCTTTCGACGGTGTTTCGCCAGAGCGTGCTCGGCAATCTGATGAACCCGAAGGTCACGCTGTTCTTCGTCGTGTTCTTGCCGCAGTTCGTGCAGCCGAACGGCGCGCAAAGCGTGACCGTGCAGATGCTGGAACTCGGCGCGCTGTTCATGCTGCAGACCGTCGTGGTGTTTTCGCTGTTCGGCGTGTGCGCGGGGATCATCGGCGGCTGGCTCAGACGGCGGCCGCGTGTTGGCCTGTGGCTCGATCGCGTGGCCGGCGCGACGTTCATCGCGATCGGGATTCGCGTCGCGTTGCGCGACTGA
- a CDS encoding NUDIX hydrolase: protein MTLPCITAARRFDANAHRPFLIGVEQVGWIRERDVQLLARWPDVFEIASGGVTLAARFDTLDLRSAALASVIGALAADGCIPGWRDETYAIRNAFDAPPLAYIERAASRFFGTMTYAVHLNGVVEYAHGGAPFGGPPQLWIARRSDTKATDPGMLDNVVAGGIGWGFGIAETIVKECWEEAGIPAEIAASAVAGRTAHVLQSLPEGTQAEQIFIYDLALPADFAPRNQDGEVGEHRLARIDEVARWIEEGALTVDASLATLDCLLRRRWIDEDACAGIDPLFAPPALG, encoded by the coding sequence ATGACTTTGCCTTGCATCACCGCTGCGCGCCGCTTCGACGCGAACGCGCATCGGCCGTTTCTGATCGGCGTCGAACAGGTCGGCTGGATTCGCGAACGCGACGTGCAGCTGCTCGCGCGTTGGCCCGACGTGTTCGAGATTGCGAGCGGCGGCGTGACGCTCGCCGCGCGGTTCGATACCCTCGATCTGCGCAGCGCGGCGCTCGCTTCCGTGATCGGCGCGCTGGCCGCCGATGGCTGCATCCCCGGCTGGCGCGACGAAACCTACGCCATCCGCAACGCGTTCGACGCGCCGCCGCTAGCGTATATCGAGCGCGCAGCGTCGCGCTTCTTCGGCACGATGACCTACGCGGTGCATCTGAACGGCGTCGTAGAATACGCGCATGGTGGCGCGCCCTTTGGCGGGCCCCCGCAATTGTGGATCGCGCGCCGTAGCGACACGAAAGCGACCGACCCCGGCATGCTCGACAATGTCGTTGCGGGCGGGATCGGCTGGGGCTTCGGCATCGCCGAGACGATCGTCAAGGAGTGCTGGGAAGAAGCGGGTATTCCGGCGGAGATCGCCGCAAGCGCAGTGGCGGGCCGCACCGCGCACGTGTTGCAATCGTTGCCGGAAGGTACACAGGCCGAGCAGATTTTTATCTACGACCTCGCGCTGCCCGCCGATTTCGCGCCACGCAACCAGGACGGCGAAGTGGGTGAACACCGGCTCGCGCGCATCGACGAAGTCGCGCGCTGGATCGAGGAAGGCGCGCTGACCGTCGATGCCAGCCTCGCGACGCTCGATTGCCTGCTGCGCCGCCGCTGGATCGACGAAGACGCGTGCGCGGGCATCGACCCGCTGTTCGCGCCGCCGGCGCTCGGCTAG
- the purU gene encoding formyltetrahydrofolate deformylase, translating into MSTDHSFILKLSCADRPGIVHAVSGFLFERGSNILDSAQFGDSGTGEFFMRVHFQQVGGDPGLDALRASFVTLAEQFGMSWELHDANVKPRVVIMVSKIGHCLNDLLFRYRTGQLNIEIPAIISNHKEFYQLAASYDIPFHHFPLLGGTPDAKAAQEARVLEVINEHQADLVVLARYMQILSPNLCGALAGRAINIHHSFLPSFKGAKPYYQAFDRGVKLIGATAHYVTTDLDEGPIIEQEVERVDHSMTPDQLTAIGRDVECVTLARAVKWHVEHRVVLNGSKTVVFR; encoded by the coding sequence ATGTCGACCGATCACAGCTTTATCCTCAAACTGTCGTGCGCCGACCGGCCCGGCATCGTTCACGCCGTGTCGGGCTTTCTGTTCGAGCGTGGCAGCAATATTCTCGACTCCGCGCAGTTCGGCGACAGCGGCACCGGCGAGTTCTTCATGCGCGTGCATTTTCAGCAGGTGGGCGGCGATCCGGGGCTCGACGCGCTGCGCGCATCGTTCGTGACGCTCGCCGAACAGTTCGGCATGAGCTGGGAGTTGCACGACGCGAACGTGAAGCCGCGCGTCGTGATCATGGTGTCGAAGATCGGTCACTGCCTGAACGATCTGCTGTTCCGCTATCGCACCGGTCAGCTCAACATCGAGATCCCGGCGATCATCTCGAACCACAAGGAGTTCTACCAGCTCGCGGCGAGCTACGACATTCCTTTCCATCATTTCCCGCTGCTCGGCGGCACGCCGGATGCAAAAGCCGCGCAGGAAGCGCGCGTGCTCGAAGTGATTAACGAACATCAGGCCGACCTCGTGGTGCTCGCGCGCTACATGCAGATCCTGTCGCCGAATCTGTGCGGGGCGCTGGCCGGTCGCGCGATCAACATCCATCACTCGTTCCTGCCGAGCTTCAAGGGCGCGAAGCCGTATTACCAGGCGTTCGACCGTGGCGTGAAGCTGATCGGCGCGACCGCTCACTACGTGACGACCGATCTCGACGAAGGTCCGATCATCGAGCAGGAAGTCGAGCGCGTGGACCACAGCATGACGCCGGACCAACTGACGGCAATCGGCCGCGACGTCGAGTGCGTGACGCTTGCGCGCGCGGTGAAGTGGCACGTCGAGCATCGCGTCGTGCTGAACGGCAGCAAGACGGTCGTGTTCCGCTAA
- a CDS encoding PepSY-associated TM helix domain-containing protein: MRRQLVRLHRWFGVATALFLFVAGLTGAIIAWDHELDAALNPSFYQARTAGPTLSSLELARRVEAADPRLRVTYLPLAVEPGHTLQMMVLPRTDPLTKQPYSLGFNQIAVDPVIGEILGRREWGVVSLARLNLIPFIYKLHYTLQLPFTGGVDIGTWVMGIVGIVWLFDSVIALCLSFPSLKAWRKSFAFRLKRGGYALTFDLHRSGGVWIWGLLTIVALTSISMNLSSQVVRPIVSRLSTLTPDPINNPEIRRAPQPGDQLLSRERIVELAGQAGKEMHVAAPPGGLYYAEFMHAYGVGFYAPGNDHGDSGLGNPWMYWDAVTGKRLAAQIPGKGTAGDIFMQVQFPLHSGRILGTGGRILISAVGVAVAVLSVTGLLIWLKKLNGRRRSAQNANLARSTGGTAARS; this comes from the coding sequence ATGAGACGCCAGCTTGTCCGCCTGCACCGCTGGTTCGGCGTCGCGACCGCGCTGTTTCTGTTCGTCGCCGGCCTCACGGGCGCGATCATCGCGTGGGACCACGAGCTCGATGCCGCGCTGAACCCGTCCTTCTACCAGGCCCGCACGGCCGGGCCCACGCTGTCCAGCCTCGAACTGGCTCGTCGCGTCGAAGCCGCCGATCCGCGTCTTCGGGTGACCTATCTGCCGCTGGCGGTCGAACCGGGCCACACGCTGCAGATGATGGTACTGCCGCGCACCGACCCGCTGACGAAGCAGCCCTACTCGCTCGGCTTCAACCAGATCGCCGTCGATCCGGTCATCGGCGAGATCCTGGGACGTCGCGAATGGGGCGTCGTGTCGCTCGCGCGGCTCAACCTGATTCCGTTCATCTACAAGCTGCATTACACGCTGCAACTACCGTTTACCGGCGGCGTCGACATCGGCACGTGGGTGATGGGGATCGTCGGTATCGTGTGGCTGTTCGATAGCGTGATTGCGTTGTGCCTGTCGTTTCCGAGCCTGAAGGCCTGGCGCAAGTCGTTCGCATTCCGCCTGAAACGCGGCGGTTATGCGCTGACGTTCGATCTGCACCGCTCCGGCGGCGTGTGGATCTGGGGCCTGCTGACGATCGTCGCGCTGACGTCGATCTCGATGAATCTGTCGTCGCAAGTGGTGCGGCCGATCGTCTCACGGCTGTCGACGCTGACGCCCGATCCGATCAACAACCCCGAAATCCGGCGCGCGCCACAACCGGGCGATCAGCTGCTGAGCCGCGAGCGCATCGTCGAACTCGCCGGGCAGGCCGGCAAGGAGATGCATGTGGCCGCGCCGCCGGGCGGGCTCTACTACGCCGAATTCATGCACGCGTATGGTGTCGGCTTCTACGCGCCCGGCAACGATCACGGCGACAGCGGCCTCGGCAATCCGTGGATGTATTGGGACGCCGTCACCGGCAAACGGCTCGCCGCGCAGATTCCCGGCAAGGGCACGGCCGGCGACATCTTCATGCAGGTGCAGTTTCCGCTGCACTCGGGGCGCATCCTCGGTACTGGAGGGCGGATTCTGATCAGTGCGGTGGGGGTAGCGGTGGCCGTGCTGAGCGTCACGGGCCTGCTAATCTGGCTGAAGAAGCTGAATGGGCGCCGCCGTTCCGCGCAAAACGCGAATCTCGCGAGAAGCACAGGCGGCACGGCGGCGCGCTCGTAA